The Streptococcus mitis region TCACTTCTGTTTTTTTCACTGTTTTTCCTCCTTGGCTAACTGCTGCTTTCTCAATTTGCGAGCTATCTGTCTGCCCTGCATTTCGCATCAATAGAAAATAGAAACCGCTTATGGCTAGGAAAAAAATCCCTGCCAAGACAAACAATTTTACTTTATCATTCATGACCTTTCTCTACCCCATTTCTTTCAATGTTTTTAAAATCATATCCTTATCCATAAAACCAGGTTGCGTTTTGACCAGCTTACCTTCCTTGTCTATAAAGGCTTGAGTTGGGTAAGAACGAACACCATAACTTTCTAAAAGTTTACCTGATGGGTCAATTAGAACTGGAATATTTTTATAATCCAAGCCCTTGTACCAGTTCTTAAAATCCGTTTCAGCTTGTTCTCCCTTGTGTCCAGGAGAGATCACTGTCAAAACTACATAGTCATCACCAGCATCCTTAGCGATTTCATCCGTATCTGGAAGACTGGCTAGACAGATGGAACACCAAGAAGCCCAGAATTTGAGATAAACTTTCTTACCCTTATAATCAGATAAGCGGTAGGTCTTGCCATCTACTCCTGTCAGTTCGAAATCAGCAACCGCCTGACCTTTAGTCGCAGTTTGCGCACTGACTTGTTCTGTTTTTGTTTGCTCCTTCATAGTAGATTCGTCTGACATATTTTTAGCCGAACAGGCTGCCAAGCAACAGATTGATCCGACTCCAAGGAGACATGTTTGCCATTTTTTCATTTCTTCTTCCTCTCTATTCAAATAATGTAGTCAAAATGGAAGCATTTCCCAAAAGCACCAAGATTCCCATCACGATAATGAGGAAACCACCCACTTTTTTGAGGGTTCCTAGATAAGGATGAAGTTTTCGGAAATGTTTCAAAACATAGCTGGAGGCCAGAGCTAGAACCAAAAATGGTAGCGCCAAACCCAGCGTGTAAATCAACATGAGACCAGCTCCCTGCCAAGCACCTGAACCACCTGAAGCCGCCAAGGCCAAAACAGAGCCCAGAACCGGTCCCACACATGGCGTCCAAGCAAAACTAAAGGTCAATCCCAGTAAAAATGCCTGACTATAGCCCTTACCCTTTTGCCCCTGTCTCTTCAATTGTAGCCTTCTTTCCTTATAGAGTCCCTTCAAATGTAAGACTTCCATCTGGTGCAGGCCCAAGAGAATGATAACCGCACCCGTCACATACTGAAACCAAGAGGCATACAAAAGGTCTCCTAAAAAACCAGCACCATATCCCAGTAAGATAAAGATAAAAGAAATACCCGCTATAAAGGCCAGAGTTCGCAATAAACTGACAAGTGAGATTGAAAATTTGCCACTAGAAGCCTGAGCACCATCTTTGTCATCCAACAAGACCCCTGCATAGACCGGTAACAAGGGTAAGATACAAGGAGAAAAGAAGGAAAGAATTCCAGCAAGAAAAACACTGATAAAAAAGATAATCGTATCCATTGCCTTCCTCCATTCTTTGATTTGATAGAACTATTATAGTCCCAAAACTCCAGAAAAAACAGAGACAATGATAGGGAAAAATAGGAATTTAATCAGGTTATGTAAAAATGTTGCAAAAAAAGCCAGACACAGTCTGACTTTGATGGAAACCTAAAAGAAAATTCACTAGTCTTCCCTACTTATCTGATAATAAATAAGGTCCGCAAGATAGCCTTTTCTCTCTACACCATTGCTAATAGTCTTTAGATAGGACATTCCAGCCTTCTCCATGACACGACCTGAAGCTGGATTGAGACTGACATAACGTGCCTTGACTTCTTGAAAACCTGCTTGAGTAAAACAAAAGTCCAAAACAGCTTTCAAGGCCTCTGTCATCATACCATGTCCCCAGTAAGCCTTGCCTAGCACATAGCCAATTTCACAAGAAGAATCGTTCTCATCTATTGCAACGATGCTGATATCTCCTATCACCTGCTCTGGCTTTTCTTTGAGACAAATGGCCCATTTGTAATAGTTGGGATTGGTATAGGAGGTAACCCAATTTCGAATCGAGTTTCGAGTGATTTCGACATTAGAATGGGGATCCCAAGTGACATAGGTTAGATTCTCAGCAGATGAAGCCCAATTCTGAAACATAGCTTCTGCATCACTCTCCACAAATCTTCTTAAAATCAAACGTTCTGTCTGTAATATTTGCGTACCGATTGCTTTCATGACGCTACCTCGCTTTCTGATAGATGATTCTCTGCCCAACCTCAATTTAAATTTACTTTGCTTTTGAATTTCAAGGTAATAAGCTAAAAAGGTCCCCCGGACCTTCCTCGCTTACTTGTTTCCATGCTCGGGGTAAGAACCTCCACTGGAGGTTCTTACTCCCAAAAGTCATCAAATACGGTGATGGGTAGGTGGCGTTTATGTTGGCCTTTATGCCACCAGTTTTCGATTGTTACTTGGGCTTCTGGGCTGATTGTTTTTCCTTCTAGGTAGTCGTCAATCTCTTCATAAGTGACTCCGAGGGCTACTTCGTCAGCTAGACCTGGTTTGTCTTCTTCTAGGTCTGCCGTTGGGATTTTTTCATAAAGGGCTGGGTCTGCACCAAGTTCCTTCAAGAGTTGTTTTCCTTGACGCTTATTAAGGCGGAAAAGGGGTAAAATATCTGCACCACCGTCACCAAACTTGGTAAAGAAACCTGTGATATTTTCCGCGGCGTGGTCTGTTCCAATGACCGCTCCGCTATAAGAACCAGCAAGGGCATACTGAGCAATCATACGACTACGAGCCTTGATATTGCCCTTGTTAAAATCTGAAACAGGACTTCCTGTCGCTTCAACTGCAGCTGTCATAGCATCTGCAGACTCCTTGATATTCACCACTAAACTGACATCTGGCTGGATGAAGGCTAGGGCTTTTTGAGCATCTGCTTCATCAGCTTGCACTCCATAAGGCAGGCGGACAGCGATAAATTTGTAGCTGTCATCTCCTGTTTCTGCTCGCAGTTCTTCCATAGCTAATTGAGCTAAACGTCCTGCTAAGGTTGAATCTTGTCCCCCAGAAATCCCTAGTACAAAGGTCTTTAGGAAGGAATGTTTTTTCAGATATCTTTTTAAGAAATCAATAGAACGACGAATTTCTTCCTGGGCATCAATCACTGGTTTCACACCCAACTCTTGGATAATCGTTTCTTGCAAACTCATTCTTCTTCTCCTTCACCGAGGGCTTCCTTGCGCATCTTGTCAATCAAGTCCATCTTATCTTGCCATACATCACGCGCCAAATCCACTGGATAATGCTGAGGATTGAGCACGCGCTTGTATTCATCCCAAAGCTTGTCAAATTCCTTACGAGCATAAGCCTGAATCTCAGTCAAGCTAGGCAAGTTGTAAATCAATTTTCCGTCTTTGAAGATATCCACCAAGAGAGGAACGGCATCAAAATTACGAACGGTCTTCTTGATGTAGGTATAAGTAGGATGGAACATCTTGATTTCTGTCATGCTGGTAACATCTACGCCATCATAAGTGATATAGTCTCCTTCTGACTTGCCTTTTTCACGACTGGTAATACGCCAAACCTGCTTCTTACCAGGTGTTGATACTTTTTCCGCATTGTTTGACAATTTAATGGTATTGCGCATGTTGCCATTTTCATCTTCGATGGCAACAATCTTATAAACTGCCCCAAGAGCTGGCTGGTCATAGGCTGTAATCAGCTTAGTTCCCACACCCCAGACATCAATCTTGGCCTTTTGCATCTTGAGGTTTAGGATGGTATTTTCATCTAGATCATTAGAAGCATAAATCTTAGCCTCTGTAAATCCAGCCTCGTCCAGTTGCTGACGGACTTTCTTGGAAATGTAGGCAATATCCCCAGAGTCAATCCGAACACCCATAAAGTTAATCTGGTCACCCAGCTCACGCGCCACCTGAATGGCAGCTGGTACACCGATGCGAAGGGTGTCATAGGTGTCCACAAGAAAGACACAGTTTTTGTGGGTCGCAGCATAAGCTTTGAAAGCTTCATAATCGTTACCATAAACCTGTACCAAGGCGTGGGCATGGGTCCCCAAAACAGGAATGTCAAAGAGTTTACCCGCACGCACGTTGCTGGTTCCATTGGCACCACCAATCACCGCTGCGCGTGTTCCCCAGATGGCCGCATCCATCTCTTGAGCCCGACGTGTCCCAAACTCCATCAAGGGTTCATCTTCTATAACCGAACGAATACGAGCTGCCTTAGTCGCCACCAGAGTCTGGTAGTTAACGATGTTCAAAAGAGCCGTTTCGACCAACTGACATTGGGCTAGAGGGCCTTCCACCTGCACAATCGGTTCATTAGCAAAAACCAAGTCCCCTTCTTGGGCAGAACGAACGGTCAACTCCAACTTGAAATTGCGGAGATAGTCCAAGAATTCCCCATGATAGCCTAGCGATTCCAAATAGGCAATATCACTATCTGAAAAACGCAAGTCTTCAAGATAATTCACAATTCTTTCCAAACCTGCAAAAACCGCATAGCCATTCTTAAAAGGCTGTTGGCGGAAATACACCTCAAAGACCGCCTTTTTATTGTGAATCCCTTGGTCAAAGTAAACCTGCATCATGTTAATCTGATACAAGTCCGTGTGCAATGTCAAACTATCATCTGGATACATACTTTTCCTACTTCCTTAGCTAGAAACCCATGAAAATTTTCAAGAACTTTCATGTATTCCAATAAATTAGTACTATTATATCACATTTTAGCTGGATTGAGAAAAGAGTAACAAGCTATTCTCCACTCTCCAGTTCATCCATATCTTGTTCAAACTTTTTCTGAGCCCATTCGCCATAGCTCTTAAGACCAAGATTGCCAATAAAGACCCAGGGAAGGTAAATGACATAAGTAATTGCCCAAGCAGATAGGTATTTAACGTTCAAAGGATTGTGCTGATAAATTTCTATGTTGAATTGATAATTCTGTAACATCAAAAGAGCCGTAATAGCCAAGGTTAGGAAAAAACAACCCAAAATCGTAAAATGAAAACGACTATAGTAGGTCACTCCCAGATAACGGGCACGATTGAAAAAGAAGAAAATCCCTACTATCAGAGTATAGACTAGAAAATTCGGATTAAAAAGAGATGGAGCCAATACAGCCACCAAATAGCTTAGAAGTACAAGCCCAATAAAGAGTGAAAAAGACTCTGCCCCAGCTTTATTGATTAGTTGTTCTTCTCTTTCGTCAAGTAATTGATAATGAATAAATTTATTTACCATCTTCTTCCTCCCAAAATAATTGGTCTAGGGTTTTCCCTAAACATCTGCAAATGGACTGGCAGAGCGAGAGACTGGGATTGTATTTTCCAGCCTCTATCAAACCAATAGTCTGGCGTGTCACACCAACAGCCTCTGCCAGTTGACCTTGTGTTAAATCAAGCTCAACCCGAGCTAATTTTAATTTTAAATTTTTAGCCACCTGCGTCCTCCTTATAGTTTTAAAAAGTTGCGCCTCTTTTCAACATTATTATATCATATATCTAACTTAATGCAATATATAAATGTCATTTTGTAAAATTTTATTAACAAAAAACCTCTACCACCTAAATGATAGAGAGTTTTCTGCTTATTCAATTTTTTTCAAAAAATCGACGGCATCGTAAGATTTCACATCTAATGTCTCAGCTGCGATTGTATTGTCCTCCATATCGTCTAGACAGACACAATTTGTAGATTATAACTGCTACTGATCGAGAATCTCCTTAAACATTGCTCATATCCAATATTATATCCATCAGTCCGCCTCTATACTCATGTGCGAGTCTCTCTTCGTATTATACCTTCATACTCACCTTACAAATCTTTTTGGTAATAAAATCTTTTTCCTGTGTAGGGATAGTCTTGCAAAGCAAAGACTTCCTTGTAGCCATACCTTTTATAAAAATCAGGAGCTTGAAACTGGTAAGTATTGACAAAAGCAAAACGACAGTTTCGATTCTTAGCTTCAGTTTCTGCTTGCTGCA contains the following coding sequences:
- a CDS encoding redoxin family protein, with amino-acid sequence MKKWQTCLLGVGSICCLAACSAKNMSDESTMKEQTKTEQVSAQTATKGQAVADFELTGVDGKTYRLSDYKGKKVYLKFWASWCSICLASLPDTDEIAKDAGDDYVVLTVISPGHKGEQAETDFKNWYKGLDYKNIPVLIDPSGKLLESYGVRSYPTQAFIDKEGKLVKTQPGFMDKDMILKTLKEMG
- the ccdA2 gene encoding thiol-disulfide oxidoreductase-associated membrane protein CcdA2 yields the protein MDTIIFFISVFLAGILSFFSPCILPLLPVYAGVLLDDKDGAQASSGKFSISLVSLLRTLAFIAGISFIFILLGYGAGFLGDLLYASWFQYVTGAVIILLGLHQMEVLHLKGLYKERRLQLKRQGQKGKGYSQAFLLGLTFSFAWTPCVGPVLGSVLALAASGGSGAWQGAGLMLIYTLGLALPFLVLALASSYVLKHFRKLHPYLGTLKKVGGFLIIVMGILVLLGNASILTTLFE
- a CDS encoding GNAT family N-acetyltransferase, whose protein sequence is MKAIGTQILQTERLILRRFVESDAEAMFQNWASSAENLTYVTWDPHSNVEITRNSIRNWVTSYTNPNYYKWAICLKEKPEQVIGDISIVAIDENDSSCEIGYVLGKAYWGHGMMTEALKAVLDFCFTQAGFQEVKARYVSLNPASGRVMEKAGMSYLKTISNGVERKGYLADLIYYQISRED
- the nadE gene encoding ammonia-dependent NAD(+) synthetase, yielding MSLQETIIQELGVKPVIDAQEEIRRSIDFLKRYLKKHSFLKTFVLGISGGQDSTLAGRLAQLAMEELRAETGDDSYKFIAVRLPYGVQADEADAQKALAFIQPDVSLVVNIKESADAMTAAVEATGSPVSDFNKGNIKARSRMIAQYALAGSYSGAVIGTDHAAENITGFFTKFGDGGADILPLFRLNKRQGKQLLKELGADPALYEKIPTADLEEDKPGLADEVALGVTYEEIDDYLEGKTISPEAQVTIENWWHKGQHKRHLPITVFDDFWE
- a CDS encoding nicotinate phosphoribosyltransferase; translated protein: MYPDDSLTLHTDLYQINMMQVYFDQGIHNKKAVFEVYFRQQPFKNGYAVFAGLERIVNYLEDLRFSDSDIAYLESLGYHGEFLDYLRNFKLELTVRSAQEGDLVFANEPIVQVEGPLAQCQLVETALLNIVNYQTLVATKAARIRSVIEDEPLMEFGTRRAQEMDAAIWGTRAAVIGGANGTSNVRAGKLFDIPVLGTHAHALVQVYGNDYEAFKAYAATHKNCVFLVDTYDTLRIGVPAAIQVARELGDQINFMGVRIDSGDIAYISKKVRQQLDEAGFTEAKIYASNDLDENTILNLKMQKAKIDVWGVGTKLITAYDQPALGAVYKIVAIEDENGNMRNTIKLSNNAEKVSTPGKKQVWRITSREKGKSEGDYITYDGVDVTSMTEIKMFHPTYTYIKKTVRNFDAVPLLVDIFKDGKLIYNLPSLTEIQAYARKEFDKLWDEYKRVLNPQHYPVDLARDVWQDKMDLIDKMRKEALGEGEEE
- a CDS encoding DUF6773 family protein, which encodes MVNKFIHYQLLDEREEQLINKAGAESFSLFIGLVLLSYLVAVLAPSLFNPNFLVYTLIVGIFFFFNRARYLGVTYYSRFHFTILGCFFLTLAITALLMLQNYQFNIEIYQHNPLNVKYLSAWAITYVIYLPWVFIGNLGLKSYGEWAQKKFEQDMDELESGE
- a CDS encoding helix-turn-helix transcriptional regulator, with the protein product MAKNLKLKLARVELDLTQGQLAEAVGVTRQTIGLIEAGKYNPSLSLCQSICRCLGKTLDQLFWEEEDGK